A DNA window from Pseudarthrobacter sp. W1I19 contains the following coding sequences:
- a CDS encoding NAD(P)-dependent alcohol dehydrogenase, giving the protein MKAAVYRRFGGPDVVRLEEQPKPTPRRGELLVKVQATTVSAADYRARTKHVPKGLKLLSSLTLGFITPRIPVLGMDIAGIVESVGPDVARFKPRDEVIAMLGGTFGGHAEYVTVPQDGAVTAKPANLTFEESAALVFGGITAQAFLGRTGIGPGTAVIVNGASGAVGTAAVQLANLAGAHVTAVCSGVNADMVRSLGAGTVIDYTKEDFTQAAAAYDVIVDCVGNVPFRRLQPLIKPGGALLSVTADLIGVLAAGLRSRRTGTHITAGNVPFTAADLARIAQLAEAGQFRPVIDRAFDLTDIAQAHRHVSTGRKRGNVVVRVAVPSTRQSSGEIR; this is encoded by the coding sequence ATGAAAGCTGCCGTGTACCGCCGCTTCGGCGGCCCGGACGTGGTCCGGCTCGAGGAACAGCCCAAACCCACCCCGCGGCGCGGCGAGCTGCTGGTCAAGGTCCAGGCAACCACTGTCAGCGCCGCCGACTACCGGGCCCGGACCAAACACGTTCCAAAAGGGCTGAAGCTTCTCAGCTCGCTCACCCTCGGGTTTATCACCCCGCGCATCCCGGTCCTGGGCATGGACATCGCCGGCATCGTCGAATCAGTCGGTCCCGACGTCGCCCGCTTCAAGCCCCGCGACGAGGTGATCGCGATGCTGGGCGGGACATTTGGCGGCCACGCCGAATACGTCACCGTTCCCCAAGACGGGGCCGTTACAGCAAAGCCGGCGAACCTGACGTTCGAGGAATCCGCGGCGCTGGTCTTCGGCGGGATCACCGCCCAGGCGTTCCTCGGCAGGACCGGCATAGGTCCGGGGACGGCGGTGATTGTCAACGGGGCCTCGGGCGCCGTCGGGACCGCAGCCGTGCAGCTCGCAAACCTCGCAGGTGCCCACGTCACGGCAGTGTGCAGCGGCGTCAACGCTGACATGGTCCGTTCCCTTGGCGCCGGGACGGTTATCGACTACACCAAGGAAGACTTCACCCAGGCAGCGGCTGCCTACGACGTCATCGTGGACTGTGTCGGCAACGTACCATTCCGGCGATTGCAGCCGCTGATCAAGCCCGGGGGAGCCCTGCTGTCTGTCACTGCCGACCTCATCGGGGTTCTGGCCGCAGGTCTGCGCTCACGCCGGACCGGGACGCACATCACCGCCGGCAACGTCCCGTTCACCGCTGCTGACCTCGCCCGAATCGCACAGCTGGCAGAGGCAGGACAATTCCGCCCCGTCATCGACCGCGCCTTCGACCTCACCGACATCGCCCAGGCACACCGGCACGTCAGCACAGGCCGGAAAAGAGGCAACGTCGTCGTGCGAGTCGCTGTTCCATCCACGCGCCAGTCGTCGGGCGAAATCAGGTAA
- a CDS encoding MBL fold metallo-hydrolase, with amino-acid sequence MLIDFPLQAADVPRLDGILVTHANNDHFGVPTCTALNEVTQRFHSTRYVSDLMHERGMPADGHGIGDAFSVGGVRVTVTPADHAWQNAAPQPGQRTFHDEDSCGFWIETLDGVIWAPGDSRLIREHHLTMPTPDALLFDFSDSEWHFTFDGAVEMANAYPDADLLPHHWGSVDSPEFAPFNADPDTLRDVVVNPKRIRATRTGRAFPTGGASDRLNLMQQQNVRVQVISDPARRDSLFWCSGSDRKRRHDHYPAASHRQELIVRGPA; translated from the coding sequence GTGCTCATCGACTTCCCGCTGCAAGCGGCAGACGTCCCCCGACTCGATGGGATCCTGGTCACTCACGCGAACAATGACCACTTCGGCGTGCCGACATGTACGGCCCTGAATGAAGTCACCCAGCGGTTCCACTCGACCCGCTACGTCTCCGATCTGATGCACGAGCGTGGCATGCCCGCCGATGGCCACGGTATCGGCGATGCCTTCTCCGTCGGTGGGGTCCGGGTCACGGTCACGCCGGCCGACCATGCCTGGCAGAATGCCGCGCCCCAGCCGGGGCAGCGTACCTTTCATGATGAGGACTCGTGTGGCTTCTGGATCGAAACCCTTGACGGCGTGATCTGGGCACCAGGGGATTCACGGTTGATCCGCGAACACCATCTGACCATGCCGACTCCGGACGCGCTACTGTTCGACTTCTCAGACAGTGAGTGGCACTTCACCTTCGACGGCGCGGTCGAGATGGCCAATGCCTATCCCGACGCGGACTTGCTCCCGCACCACTGGGGCTCGGTGGACTCCCCCGAGTTCGCTCCGTTCAACGCCGACCCGGACACGCTCCGGGACGTCGTGGTCAACCCCAAGCGCATCCGCGCCACTCGCACCGGGCGAGCCTTTCCGACTGGGGGCGCGTCTGATCGTCTGAATCTTATGCAACAGCAAAACGTCCGTGTCCAGGTCATATCCGATCCGGCCAGGAGGGACAGCCTTTTCTGGTGCAGCGGATCGGATCGGAAACGACGGCATGACCACTATCCTGCCGCCTCGCACCGACAAGAATTGATTGTCAGGGGTCCTGCATAG
- a CDS encoding helicase associated domain-containing protein encodes MDQLPGWRRSARAHEEAQRWNSRLTEVAALFAIAQRLPSLHEPQDETERVLSAWIHSQRQGLKAGSLSKDKVALLDELVPERRKDQRRREAMAQREWRPQG; translated from the coding sequence TTGGACCAGCTTCCCGGTTGGCGACGATCGGCGCGAGCCCACGAGGAAGCACAGCGTTGGAACTCACGGCTGACTGAGGTCGCTGCGCTCTTTGCCATCGCACAGCGTCTGCCGAGCCTGCACGAACCCCAAGATGAGACCGAGCGCGTGCTCAGCGCCTGGATCCACTCGCAACGGCAAGGACTCAAGGCAGGCTCACTGTCCAAGGACAAGGTGGCCCTGCTCGATGAATTGGTACCGGAGAGGCGTAAGGATCAGCGCCGCCGCGAAGCAATGGCGCAAAGGGAATGGCGTCCCCAAGGATGA
- a CDS encoding DUF4386 domain-containing protein encodes MTDDQRTARIFGVLFIITFLTSIPAALLFAPVLEDPAGYFAGGGSDTQIYLAAFLEFLLIISNVGTAVVLYPIAMRRYKTLAISFVAARIMESVFIASGILFVLAIVALRHEAPEAADVAVSLAALKDLSFLFGPGLIVPIGNGLILGYLMYRSGLVPRRMAWFGLIGGPLLLIGQLGVLFDLWEAGSAARVLVVPEAIWELFVGFYCAFRGFRRDSPILSSEP; translated from the coding sequence ATGACTGACGACCAGAGGACCGCGCGGATCTTCGGAGTCCTGTTCATCATCACGTTCCTCACCTCGATTCCTGCGGCGCTTCTGTTTGCGCCGGTTCTCGAAGACCCTGCTGGCTACTTCGCGGGTGGCGGGAGCGACACGCAGATCTATCTGGCCGCATTCCTGGAGTTTCTGCTGATCATCTCGAACGTCGGAACAGCCGTCGTTCTCTACCCGATCGCGATGCGCCGCTACAAGACGCTCGCGATATCCTTCGTCGCCGCTCGAATCATGGAGAGTGTTTTCATTGCATCTGGGATCCTGTTCGTGCTCGCGATCGTCGCCCTGCGCCACGAGGCTCCCGAGGCAGCCGACGTCGCTGTCTCATTAGCAGCGCTGAAGGACTTGTCCTTCTTATTCGGCCCAGGACTTATCGTCCCCATCGGGAACGGCCTGATACTCGGCTACCTGATGTACCGCTCTGGCCTCGTCCCGCGACGCATGGCCTGGTTCGGTCTCATCGGAGGGCCACTTCTCCTGATTGGGCAGCTTGGCGTGCTCTTCGACTTGTGGGAGGCAGGAAGCGCGGCGCGCGTCCTTGTCGTGCCGGAGGCCATCTGGGAGCTATTCGTCGGCTTCTACTGCGCTTTCCGGGGGTTCAGGCGGGATAGTCCGATCCTTTCCAGCGAGCCATGA